From Gordonia crocea, the proteins below share one genomic window:
- a CDS encoding CD225/dispanin family protein: MTSPYDPQNNPGATPGQPFPGQPVPGQYGAAGPEPDNNLVWAILSTVLCCLPLGIVAIIKSTSVSKLWAQGDVAGAQKAAEDAKKFAIWGAIAGVIVLVILVILNVALGLAASSSGY, encoded by the coding sequence GTGACTTCCCCCTACGACCCGCAGAACAACCCCGGCGCCACTCCTGGTCAGCCGTTCCCCGGACAGCCGGTTCCCGGACAGTACGGCGCCGCGGGACCGGAGCCCGACAACAACCTCGTCTGGGCGATCCTGTCAACCGTGTTGTGCTGCCTTCCCCTCGGCATTGTTGCCATCATCAAGTCGACCTCGGTGTCCAAACTGTGGGCGCAGGGTGATGTCGCTGGCGCCCAGAAAGCCGCCGAGGACGCTAAGAAGTTCGCCATCTGGGGCGCCATCGCCGGTGTCATCGTCCTGGTCATCCTGGTCATCCTGAACGTCGCACTCGGTCTGGCAGCCAGCAGCAGCGGCTACTGA
- a CDS encoding vWA domain-containing protein — protein MSEPVSDAEGRSRRNFHRSRYDRYQGGPDPLAPPLDLREALDEIGADVMAGSSPQRALRELLRRGTPTMRGLDELRERINRRRNEILKQRNLDGTFAEIRELLDRAVLEERKQLARDLDDDARFAEMQIGNLPSSTAAAVNELAQYQWRSPQARQDYEKIRDLLGRELLEQRFAGVKSALEGADENDRQAITEMLSDLNDLLAKHNRGEDTTDAFADFMAKHGQFFPENPRNTDELVESLAKRSAAAQQFYNSLSPEQRAELDQLSQQAFGSPDLMNALAQVDSQLQMARPDLDWDGSREFSGERPMGLGEAATAMADLAELDELSEAMSQQYAGADLADIDLDALARQLGDDAAVDARTLQRLEQALRDQGFFERGADGEMRLSPKAMRQLGHSVLADVAERLTGRGERETRLSGRLGEPTGATREWAFGDTEPWDVPRTITNAVVRGAGAGEFSPGRPVRLEIGDVEITETEARSQAAVVLLVDTSFSMEMEGRWTPMKRTAIALNHLISTRFRTDELAIIAFGREARTIDVGELAGLSPRMEQGTNLHHALLLAQRHLRRFPHATPVVLIVTDGEPTAHLEPSGESFFYYPPHPQTIGLTVSELDHLSRMGAQITIFRLGEDPGLAMFIDRIARRVGGRVVAPDVDGLGAAVVGDYLRGRGRQR, from the coding sequence ATGTCCGAGCCCGTTTCCGACGCCGAGGGGCGCAGCCGGCGGAACTTCCACCGCTCGCGCTACGACCGGTATCAGGGCGGCCCCGACCCGTTGGCGCCACCGCTGGACCTGCGCGAGGCGCTCGACGAGATCGGTGCCGACGTCATGGCCGGGTCGTCGCCGCAGCGGGCGCTGCGCGAACTGCTGCGGCGGGGCACGCCCACCATGCGGGGCCTTGACGAACTGCGCGAACGGATCAACCGCCGCCGCAACGAGATTCTGAAGCAGCGCAACCTCGACGGCACCTTCGCCGAAATCCGGGAGTTGCTCGACCGCGCCGTCCTCGAGGAGCGCAAGCAGTTGGCGCGCGACCTCGACGACGACGCGCGGTTCGCCGAGATGCAGATCGGCAACCTCCCGTCCTCGACGGCCGCGGCGGTCAACGAGTTGGCGCAATACCAGTGGCGCAGTCCGCAGGCCCGCCAGGACTACGAGAAGATCCGCGACCTACTCGGGCGCGAGCTGCTCGAGCAACGGTTCGCCGGGGTGAAGTCGGCCTTGGAGGGCGCCGACGAGAACGATCGCCAGGCGATCACCGAGATGCTGTCGGATCTGAACGACCTTCTCGCCAAACACAACCGCGGCGAGGACACCACCGACGCCTTCGCCGACTTCATGGCCAAGCACGGGCAGTTCTTCCCGGAGAACCCGCGCAACACCGATGAGCTCGTCGAGTCGTTGGCCAAGCGCAGTGCCGCGGCGCAACAGTTCTACAACTCGCTCTCGCCCGAGCAGCGTGCCGAGCTCGACCAGCTCTCCCAGCAGGCCTTCGGGTCGCCCGACCTGATGAACGCGCTGGCCCAGGTCGACTCGCAGTTGCAGATGGCCCGCCCAGACCTGGACTGGGATGGTTCGCGCGAGTTCTCCGGCGAGCGCCCCATGGGTTTGGGGGAGGCTGCCACGGCGATGGCCGACTTGGCCGAGCTCGACGAGTTGAGTGAGGCGATGAGCCAGCAGTACGCCGGTGCGGACCTGGCCGACATCGATCTGGACGCGCTGGCCCGACAACTGGGCGACGACGCGGCCGTCGACGCCCGGACGTTGCAGCGGTTGGAACAGGCGTTGCGCGACCAGGGATTCTTCGAGCGGGGCGCCGACGGCGAGATGCGCCTGAGTCCCAAGGCGATGCGCCAATTGGGCCATTCGGTGCTCGCCGACGTCGCCGAGCGGTTGACCGGGCGCGGGGAACGGGAAACGCGGCTGTCGGGCCGCCTCGGCGAACCGACCGGAGCCACCCGGGAGTGGGCCTTCGGCGACACCGAACCGTGGGATGTGCCGCGCACCATCACCAACGCCGTCGTGCGCGGAGCCGGGGCGGGGGAGTTCAGTCCCGGTCGGCCGGTGCGGCTGGAGATCGGCGACGTGGAGATCACCGAGACCGAGGCGCGCAGCCAGGCGGCGGTCGTCCTCCTCGTCGACACCTCCTTCTCGATGGAGATGGAGGGGCGGTGGACGCCGATGAAGCGGACCGCGATCGCACTCAACCACCTCATCTCGACGCGGTTCCGCACCGACGAGCTGGCGATCATCGCATTCGGCCGCGAGGCCCGCACCATCGACGTCGGAGAGTTGGCCGGGCTGTCGCCCCGGATGGAGCAGGGCACCAACCTGCATCACGCGTTGTTACTCGCGCAACGACACCTGCGGCGGTTCCCGCACGCGACTCCGGTGGTGCTGATCGTGACCGACGGCGAGCCGACTGCGCACCTGGAACCGTCGGGGGAGTCGTTCTTCTACTATCCGCCGCATCCGCAGACCATCGGGCTGACCGTGTCTGAGCTCGACCACCTGTCGCGGATGGGTGCGCAGATCACGATCTTCCGTCTGGGCGAGGATCCGGGGTTGGCCATGTTCATCGACCGGATCGCCCGCCGCGTTGGTGGCCGGGTGGTGGCTCCCGATGTCGACGGCCTCGGTGCCGCCGTCGTCGGCGACTATCTGCGCGGCCGTGGCCGTCAGCGTTAG